Genomic segment of Paenibacillus sp. FSL R5-0912:
AAGTGATTTAGTTCGTTTTAAGCGTTCAATCTCTTAGCCCTGCGGGACGAGAACAGCCGCCAGCCGGTCAGCAGCGCCGATAACAGGCAAATGCTGGACGAGGTCATGAAGACCACATGCATCCCTGAGAGGAAAATGTCCGGGCGTCCTTCGATTAGTCCGGTCACCCGGTAGCCTGCCCTGCTGCTCATCACGTTGAATAGTATGGACGTAGCAACAGTGATTCCCACGACCATCCCTACATTGCGGACCAGTGAATTCACACTGCCTGCGGAGCCAAGCTGGGTGCGCGGCACGGTCGACATCACCAGTGAATTATTCGGCGAGCCGAATAAACCGCTGCCGATTCCGAGCATGGCAATCCATACGCCGACCAGCAGTACCGGACTGCCTTCATGCAGCCTGGCCAGCCCGAACTGGGCAATGACCATAACAATCAGCCCGGCAAAGGTCAGCAGCTCTGAACCAATCTTATCGGACAACGCCCCGCTAAGCGGCGCGACAATGACCATGGATATCGGAAAGAGCATCAGCAGGAAGCCGGCACTGAAGGGCGACATATTCAGCATATTCTGTGCATAGAACGGCGCGATAATGTTGAAACAGAAGTTGGAGACAAACACCAGAAAAGCACAGAAAATACTCAGCGAGAACAGCGGATTCTTAAACAGCGACAGCTGAAGCAGCGGCTGCTTGCGGCGCAGCTCCACCATCAGAAATGCTATAAGGGTTATAGCAGCCGCTATCAGGGAGGCTAGAATCCGGTTATCCCTATATCCAAGCTGCTGGCCAAGCAGCAGACCGGCGAATAAAGTAACAATAAAGACAGCAAACAGCAGGCTGCCGGGAAGATCGATTCTGGACTTCACCCGGACTAGATCCTTCGGCAGCACCTTCCACCCGAGCACAATCGCAATCAGTCCAATCGGAACATTTACCCAGAAAATATATTCCCAGCCCATAGTGGAAACTATGATTCCCCCGAGACTTGGTCCGGCTATACTGCCCAGTGACACGAAGGTCCCGATCAGTCCCAATGCCTTGCCGCGTTCGGTGGACGGGAAAATATCCGTAACAATCCCCTGGCTGTTCGCCATAGTCATCGAAGCGCCGATCGCCTGAACCACACGCGCCGCAATCAGCAGCGGCAGACTGTGGCTTAGACCGCAGAGCAGGGAGCCGGCGGTGAATATAATCATGCCTAACTTAAAAATCCTGATCTTCCCGGCAATATCGCCAAGCTTCCCGAAGAATAGGATGACAGTGCAGATGACCATCAAATATCCGGTAGTCACCCATTCTACTTGAGCAACCGGCAG
This window contains:
- a CDS encoding MFS transporter, which translates into the protein MSSISATYQEDAVIQKKRWIILIVLNLFTFMSTLDGSIVNIALPVLVKELQLPVAQVEWVTTGYLMVICTVILFFGKLGDIAGKIRIFKLGMIIFTAGSLLCGLSHSLPLLIAARVVQAIGASMTMANSQGIVTDIFPSTERGKALGLIGTFVSLGSIAGPSLGGIIVSTMGWEYIFWVNVPIGLIAIVLGWKVLPKDLVRVKSRIDLPGSLLFAVFIVTLFAGLLLGQQLGYRDNRILASLIAAAITLIAFLMVELRRKQPLLQLSLFKNPLFSLSIFCAFLVFVSNFCFNIIAPFYAQNMLNMSPFSAGFLLMLFPISMVIVAPLSGALSDKIGSELLTFAGLIVMVIAQFGLARLHEGSPVLLVGVWIAMLGIGSGLFGSPNNSLVMSTVPRTQLGSAGSVNSLVRNVGMVVGITVATSILFNVMSSRAGYRVTGLIEGRPDIFLSGMHVVFMTSSSICLLSALLTGWRLFSSRRAKRLNA